TTCGGTAGTCTTTTATTTTTGGCTTGTTCAATTTATTTATTTTTAAAAGCTAATGAAGTCAATTCTCCACAAACTGCAAAAATTATTAGTGGAGTTTTGTTTGTTCCAAGTCTTCTATTAATCATTGTTTCGATAAAGAAATTAATGAAAAAGCAATTGGTATTATTAATTAATCAAAAAGGAATTATTTACAAACCTTCGGATCATTTAAATTATATCGAATGGGGAAAAATTATAGAGATTGAAGAACTAAAATTACCACGTCAACGCGTAATAAATATAAAAGTAATGGAGGCTGATATTTTTATTCATAACGAAACGCAAAAAGTTTTACAAGCACGTATGAGATTTTGGAATAAAATGTATGGGGCGGTTGTTTCGTTCGATGCGAACACGTTAGATAAAAATCACTTCGAAATCATGAATCTTTTTGATGAATTTATGGAACAATATAAGACTTCTATTCAGTCAAAAACAGATTAATTCAGTAGAATACGTTAATTTTGCAAAATGCAAATCGATTTACTTTATAAAAATTTAGGCATTAAAGATATGAATGCAATGCAACGCTCAGCATTCAAAATGTCCGAAAATCAACGAGATTTAATTCTTTTATCACCAACAGGATCTGGAAAAACATTGGCTTTTTTATTTCCTGTATTGAGAGATCTAAATCCAGATGTGAAAGGTGTTCAAACCTTAATATTAGTTCCAGCCCGTGAATT
This portion of the Empedobacter stercoris genome encodes:
- a CDS encoding STM3941 family protein; protein product: MNSVKVYAKQTSNWGLLFGSLLFLACSIYLFLKANEVNSPQTAKIISGVLFVPSLLLIIVSIKKLMKKQLVLLINQKGIIYKPSDHLNYIEWGKIIEIEELKLPRQRVINIKVMEADIFIHNETQKVLQARMRFWNKMYGAVVSFDANTLDKNHFEIMNLFDEFMEQYKTSIQSKTD